DNA sequence from the Gemmatimonadota bacterium genome:
TCTGAAGGGACCGGCCGAACGCGCCTTTTCGCTGTCTGACGCCATCCGGGCGGTGAAGGAGAAGGTCCGCTACTGCGACGTGTGCTGGAACATCACCGAATCCGAGACCTGCGGGATCTGTCACGATGCCCGCCGAAAGCCGGAGACCATCTGCGTGGTGGAAGAACCCCGGGACGTGATCACGCTCGAAAGCACGGGAGAATACCGGGGCCTGTACCACGTGCTCCACGGCGCGCTTTCGCCCCTTGACAACATCACCCCGGACGACATACGTGCCCGGGAGCTCGTGCAGCGGATGAACGAAACGGTGGAAGAGGTCATCATCGCGACCAATCCCAATATCGAGGGAGAAGCCACCGCGCTCTACCTGAGCCGGTTGATCAAGCCCCTGGGCGTCCGGGTTACCCGCCTCGCCCGGGGTCTTCCCATGGGCGGCGACCTGGAATACGCCGACGAAGTGACCCTTGCCCGCGCCCTCGAAGGCCGCACGGATTTGTAACGCGGAGCCGTGATACAATACGCCGAACCGATCTCCTGATCCCCTTGCCCCCATGAATCTGCCAAACAAACTGACCATATTCCGCATCATCCTGAGTCCCATCTTCATGGTCTTCTTCCTGGTAGATACATTGTATACACGGTATATCGCCCTGGTGATCTTCATGATCGCCTCGCTGACGGATCTGTACGACGGCTATCTTGCGCGCAAGACCGGCGTGATCACCAGTTTCGGGAAGTTCATGGATCCCCTGGCGGACAAGATCCTCACGTCCACCGCCCTGATCTGCTTCGCGTCGCTCGGCTACATCTACACCTGGATGGTCCTGGTCATCATCGGCAGGGACTTCATCGTGACGGGCCTTCGGTGCATCGCGGCGTACCGGGGGCTCCTGATCCTGCCGACCCAGGTCGCCAAGTGGAAGACGGCTTCGCAGATGGTGGTCATCGTGATTATCCTGCTCTACATCAACGTCCAGACGACCATGATCGCCTTCGGCCAGTGGAGCGGGGAGTTCGACGACGTCGCCTGGTGGGTCCTCAACGGCATGGTCTTCGTCTCCATGACGCTCACGGTCAGTTCCGGTCTCGACTACGTCGTCAAGAACCGGTCGATCTTCACCAGTCTGCTGAGGTAGGCATGCGCGCCCTGATCACCCTGCTGTCGACCGGATGTTACGCCGGTTACACGCCCCGCGCGCCCGGTACGGCCGGAAGCGTGCTGGGACTCGGCCTGGTCTGGGCCTTGTCCGGTCCGCTTGGACTGACGCTTCCCTATTACCTGCTGGCTACGGCCGCTCTGTTCCTCCTCGGGATCTGGGTATCGGGCAGGGCGGAACCGCTGTTCGGCCACGACGGACCGGAGATCGTGATCGACGAGATCACCGGGGTCCTGATCGTCTTTTCCGGGATGCCCTTCGACGTCATAACGGTCGTTGCCGGCTTCATCCTGTTTCGCGTCCTGGACATATGGAAACCCTTCCCCTGCGACCGGATGCAGCGTCTTTCCGGCGGCCTGGGGGTCATGATGGACGACGTCGTCGCCGCGGTCTACACCTGGCTCCTGTTACTGCTCACGGGATGGCTTCTGTCATGAAATCCGCCGCAATCATCACGATCGGCGATGAACTGCTCTACGGTTCCGTCATCGATACCAATGCCGCCTATATCGGCCAGCGCATGACGGCAGCCGGTATCGAACCGGTATGTTCCATGACCGTGGGCGACGAGGGTTCCCGTATCGGCCGGGCCCTCGATGTTCTGTGCCGGCAGGCGGACGTGGTGCTCGTCACGGGCGGACTCGGACCGACCCATGACGACGTGACCAAGACCGTCATCGCGGAGGCGATCGGACAGGACCTGGTCTTTCATCCCGATATACTGGACACGGTGGAAGCCATGTTCACCCAGCGGGGCATGGACATGCCGGAATCGAACCGCATCCAGGCCTATATGCCCAGACACGCCGAGGTGCTCGACAATCCCGTCGGCACGGCGCCCGGTTTCCTGGTGCGCCACCACGGTGCGGCCGTCTTCGTCATGCCGGGCGTGCCCCGCGAGATGAAGAAGATGCTGAACGAACAGGTCCTGCCCCGGCTGAAGGTCCAAGGCGCGGGCCGGGTCATCCTCCACCGGTGGATCCGCACGACGGGGATCGGCGAATCGAGTCTTTCCCAGATCATCGGCCGTGTCATCGAGGAGGCGGAGGACGTCAAGATCGCCTCCCTGCCCCAGGAAACCGGCGTCAACCTGCGTCTCACGGCCGA
Encoded proteins:
- the recR gene encoding recombination mediator RecR, which gives rise to MARKYSSETLAILVDELSRLPNIGRVTAQRLAFHILKGPAERAFSLSDAIRAVKEKVRYCDVCWNITESETCGICHDARRKPETICVVEEPRDVITLESTGEYRGLYHVLHGALSPLDNITPDDIRARELVQRMNETVEEVIIATNPNIEGEATALYLSRLIKPLGVRVTRLARGLPMGGDLEYADEVTLARALEGRTDL
- the pgsA gene encoding CDP-diacylglycerol--glycerol-3-phosphate 3-phosphatidyltransferase, which codes for MNLPNKLTIFRIILSPIFMVFFLVDTLYTRYIALVIFMIASLTDLYDGYLARKTGVITSFGKFMDPLADKILTSTALICFASLGYIYTWMVLVIIGRDFIVTGLRCIAAYRGLLILPTQVAKWKTASQMVVIVIILLYINVQTTMIAFGQWSGEFDDVAWWVLNGMVFVSMTLTVSSGLDYVVKNRSIFTSLLR
- a CDS encoding CinA family nicotinamide mononucleotide deamidase-related protein; translation: MKSAAIITIGDELLYGSVIDTNAAYIGQRMTAAGIEPVCSMTVGDEGSRIGRALDVLCRQADVVLVTGGLGPTHDDVTKTVIAEAIGQDLVFHPDILDTVEAMFTQRGMDMPESNRIQAYMPRHAEVLDNPVGTAPGFLVRHHGAAVFVMPGVPREMKKMLNEQVLPRLKVQGAGRVILHRWIRTTGIGESSLSQIIGRVIEEAEDVKIASLPQETGVNLRLTAEGGSEEEARRRIEAVESRMVARAGEHIYGMDDDTLEEVVGRLLREAGATVAVAESCTGGLVASRMTDVPGSSDY
- a CDS encoding phosphatidylglycerophosphatase A — protein: MRALITLLSTGCYAGYTPRAPGTAGSVLGLGLVWALSGPLGLTLPYYLLATAALFLLGIWVSGRAEPLFGHDGPEIVIDEITGVLIVFSGMPFDVITVVAGFILFRVLDIWKPFPCDRMQRLSGGLGVMMDDVVAAVYTWLLLLLTGWLLS